The following DNA comes from Streptomyces sp. NBC_00273.
CGTGATGCCCGGCACCTACTACGAGAACGTGCTGATCACCAAGCGGCTGACCCTGCGCGGGTTCGGCGCCCGGACGGTGATCAAGCCGCCGGTCACGGCTGTCGCGCCGGCCATGCCGGTCGCGCCCGTGGCGCCGCCGGCCCCCGGCGCGTCGGCGGCGCCGGTGGCACCCGGAGCGGCCAAGGCGCCGACCGCGGCGACGGCGCCGTCCGGCCGGGCGCTCGCCTGCTCGCAGGCCGACACCGGAATCTGCGTCATGGGGACGGCGGAGCAGCCCGTCGTCGGCGTGGACATCCGGTCGCTGACCGTCTCGGGCTTCAAGCGCAACGGCATCTGGGCCTCCTACACCGACCGGCTGAGCGTCCAGCGGGTGATCTCCGAGAAGAACGGCACCTGGGGCATCGCCCAAGAGCGGTCCACCCGCGGGCTCTTCCGCGACAACACCGCACGCGACAACGTCGAGTCGGGCCTCTTCATCGCCAACACCGTCGATCGGGAGGGCGGCGCCACCGACACCCTGGGCGCCGTGATCCGCAGGAACACGCTGACCGGCAACCGGATCGGCGTGACCGTCCGGCGCGTGCGGAACCTCTCCGTCTACGGCAACACCCTCACCGGCAACTGCGGCGGCATCTTCGTCGTCGGCGACGAGGGCATCCCCGGCGCCGGGGACATGACCATCCGCAACAACCGGATCCACGAGAACAACAAGTTCTGCAAGGGCAACACCCGCCTCCCCGACATCCAGGGCGTCGGCATCGTCCTCACCGGCGCCGAGCAGACGGTCGTGCGTTCGAACGACATCCGCGGCAACGTCGGAGCCTCCCCGCTGTCGGGCGGAATCCTGCTGTTCAAGAGCTTCGTGGGCGCGACGAACACCGACAACGTCATCCGGGACAACGTGGTGCGGGACAACAAGCCGGCGGACCTGGCCAACCAGGGGACCGGCACGGGCAACCGGTTCGTCAACAACCGGTGCGCATCCTCCGTGCCGGCCGGGATGTGCTGACGCGTGACCCCCCTGATCAGCAGAATCGAGACCTCATGACCACGGTAAGTCCCACCCCGACACCGATCCCGTCGCCCCAGCACACCCCCCAGCCGGCCATGCGCCTGCGCGAGCTCGTCTTCGGAGCGGCCTGCGCCGCCGCCGTACGGGCCGCCGCCCGCCTCGCGGTGGCCGACGCCCTCGGGGAGGAGCCCGCCACCGCCGCCGAACTCGCCACCACGGTCGGCTCCGAGCCGCTGCCCCTGCAACGGCTGCTCCGCGCCCTGTCCTGCTACGGGATCTTCGCGGAGACGGAGGACGGGCAGTTCGTCCACACCGAGATGTCGCGACTGCTGCGCGAGGACGACCCGCACAGCCTGCGCTACATCGCCCTGTGGTGCACGGAGCCCTGGACCTGGCAGGCCTGGCCGCGGCTCGACGACGCCGTCCGGTCCGGCGGCAGCGTCTTCCAGGAGCTCTACGGCAAGGGGTTCTTCGACTACCTGCACCAGGACGCGCACGAGTCGGCCCACGTGTTCAACCGGGCCATGACCACCTCCAGCATGCAGTCTGCGCTGGACGTCGCGGAGCTCCTCGACCTCACCGGGATCTCGGTCGTCGCGGACATCGGCGGCGGCCAGGGACACGTACTGGCGAGCCTGCTGGAGAAGCACCCGACGGTGCGGGGCGTCCTGCTCGACCTGCCGGGCGTGGCGGCGAAGGCGGATCCGCGGCTGCGGGAGGACGGTCCGCTCGCCGCACGGGCCGACATCGTCCCCGGGGACTGCCGTGAGGCCATCCCGGTCGACGCCGACATGTACATCATCAAGAACATCCTCGAGTGGGACGACGAGAGCACCCGCAGGACCCTGCGCAACGTCGTCGAGGCGGCCCGCCCCGGCTCCCGGGTCGTCATCATCGAGAACCTGGTCGACGACACCCCGTCGATGAAGTTCACCACGGCCATGGACCTGCTGCTGCTGCTCAACGTCGGCGGTGCGAAGCACACCAAGGCCAGCCTCACCGCCCGCATGGAGGACGCCGGACTGGTGATCGGCGAGATCCGGCCGGTCAACGCCTACCTGCACGCGTTCGAGTGCACCGTGCCCGGGTGACGCCGGCCGGCATAGGACCGTACGCCTCGAGACCGGCACGGAGCCGGTCTCGAGGGCGTCCCGGTCACCCGGGTGTCGGGCGGTGCCCGGGCGTCGGCGTCAGGCCGCCAGGGCGCTGTTGACGAGGTCGAGGAACTCGCGCGGCGACTTGCACCGGTCCGCATCGGCGGGCAGCGGCCGGCTGTGCCGGTTCTCCAGCTCACCGACGATGCCGAGGAGTCCCAGGGAGTCGAGCCCCCACTCGTCGAAGCCCGAGTCGGGGCGGCTCGCCATGTCCGCGGGGTCGACGGTGACGCCGGCACCCTTCTTCATCAGGGCGGCCAGTTCTTCCATGGTCAGTCGAGCGGTCATGACGGACAACTCCTCAGGCTTGGGCCGGCGCACGCCGGTCGGTGATCAGGCGCATTTCAGAGCGCGCGAGGAAGCGTGAGATCTCCTGGTCGGTGGTGGGGACGCCGTCCTTGGCGCTGTCGAGCAGCCGGGCGAGCACGGCCGCCTTGTGGCCGCCCTCGACGCCGAGGGCCAGTGCGGGCCGCGCGTCGAGCGGGCCGCACAGGTCGAGGAGGCGCACGACGATGTCGTCGCGCTGGAAGACGGTGCTGCCCTCGATGGGGCTCGTCGGATCGTCCACGGCCGCCTCGTCCTGCCCGGCGAGCAGCCGGGCCAGCGCCATGCCGCACCCGTCCTTCGCGGGGTAGAAGAGGGCGTGCCGCCTGACGTCCGCGCTCTCGCGGCCGCCGGCCGCCACATGGTGCACCGCCGGGAGCGCCGCACGGGTGAAGAACATCCGGGCCGATCCGGGGTCGCTGAGATCCCGGTCCTGCTCCAGGTACGGGTTGATGGCCTCCTCCAGCGCCCGTACTTCGGGCTGCTGGGACACGTGGCGCAGGGCCGCGAGCAGGTCGCCCTCGACCTCGACCGCCCGGACGACGCGGTTGCCGTGCATGAACAGCGAGGTGCGGCGCAGCCGGGTGTTCTCGTCGACCTGGGCCTGCGGGGACGTGTACCCGGCCAGGAGCTCCGCCACCACCGTCTCGCTGCCGGGCTTCACGGTGAAGGTGAGTGCGTGGCGGACCACGCCGTCACCGCGCCGCGGAGCGACCTGGAGGCCGCCCCTGGCCCGGTCCGCGGTCTCCGGCGAAGAGGCGGCGGCGGAGGGCGGGCCGGTGGGGGAGGGGGAGCCGGGGGCCGGCCCCTTGCCGACCTCCCGCAGCACGCTGAAGCGCAGCGAGCGGGTGTCCCGTACGCAGCCGTGGAGCGGCTGCACCGACGCGACGTGTTCCTCGCTGTTGACCCAGGCCAAGAACCGCGGTGCGCTCTCCCATTCGCTGGTGATGAGCCACTGCGACGGATTCTCGATCGACTGGCACAACTCGTCGCTGATGTGTCCGGGGACGGAGGACACTTGCTCCTGGAGGTGTTCGTACACCTCCAGGAACTGATTCTGCGCACCGTCGTACAGATCCAGCAGCAGAACGACCCGAAGTCTCGAGCCGTCGAAGGCGGACTGGGATATCCGTTCCGACAAGGTTGTCATCGTTCACACTCCTTCGAGACCACACGGTCGCCACGGGCGGCGCCACCCGAACCGATCGTTGTCCCGTAATCCCTGCGGCGCGAGAGGAGAGAACCAAGCGGGTGAACGAGCGAGGGAACCGGCCTCGTACAGGGCATGGAAGAGCCATGAAGGAAAACGTCGACCACCACGTCCCGGTCCTCATCGTGGGCGGCTCGCTGGTGGGTCTGTGCACCTCGCTCTTCCTCGGCCGGCATGGCATCAGACACATGGTGGTCGAGAAGCACGCGGGTACCTCGATGCACCCACGCGGACGCGGTATCAACGTACGGACGATGGAACTGTTCCGGGTCGCCCGCGTCGAGGACCAGATCCGTGAGGCCGCCTCGGTCCTGGCGGACAACCACGGCATCATGCAGGGCGGCTCGCTGACCGGGGACGATCAGGAGTGGCTCTTCGAGGAGATCGACCCGGGCGGCGCGCTCGCGCGCTTCAGTCCGGCGGCATGGTGTCTGTGCAGCCAGAACGACATTGAGCCGGTCCTGATGTCCGTGACCCCCTCACTAGGGGCTGACCTGCGTTTCTCCACCGAACTCCTCTCCTTCGACCAGGACCCGGGCGGGGTCACCGCGATCGTGAAGAACCGGGAGACCGGGGAGCACAGCACGGTGCGCGCGGACTACCTCGTCGCCGCCGACGGGCCGCGCAGCCCCGTGCGGGAGGCGCTCCGGATCGGCCAGAGCGGCTCCGGGGACCTGTTCCACAACGTGAGCATCACCTTCCGGTCGCAGATGCTGGCCCACGTGGTCGGCGACCGGCGTTTCATCGTGTGCTACCTGACCAAGCCCGATGCCGACGGGGCCCTGCTGCCGGTCGACAACGGCGAGCGGTGGGTCTTCCACGCGCCCTGGCACCCGGACCGGGGCGAGACGCTGGAGGACTTCACCGACGAGCGCTGCGTGGAGCACATCCGCCGGGCCGTCGGCGCCCCGGACCTGGACGTCGAGGTCACCGGGAAGGCCCCGTGGCACGCCGCCGAGCGGGTCGCCGAGCGGTACGCGGTCGGCCGGGTCTTCCTGGCCGGTGACTCCGCCCACGAGATGTCCCCCACCGGGGCGTTCGGCTCGAACACCGGCATCCAGGACGCCCACAACATCGCCTGGAAGCTCGCCGCGGTGCTGAACGGTTCGGCCGGGCCGGGGCTGCTGCAGACCTACGAGGCCGAGCGGTTGCCGGTGGCCCGGGCGACGAGCGAGCGCGCCTCGGCGCGGTCGGCGGAGCACAGCCACCCGGGATACGAGCCCGACCCCGAACCCACGTCCGCGCCCGCTCCGGATTCCGGGTCCGCGCCCACGCCTGCGGCCGGGCCGGACTCCGCGCCCGGCGTCGGCGGCGGCCGGCAGGGCGGGGTCCTCTCCGTGGCCATGGGCTACCGCTACAACCAGGGCGCGGTGCTGGGAGCCGACCCGGAGCAGCCCGTCGTGCCCGAACGGATGCGGCTCTGCGGCGATCCGGGCAGTCGTGCACCGCACATGTGGCTCTGTGGTCCGGGGGATCCGGAGCCGAAGTCCACCGTGGACCTCTACGAGCGATCCTTCGTCCTGCTGTGCTCCGAGGGCGCTCCGTGGCGTGCCGCGGGGCGGTCCGTCGCCGAACAGTTGGGCGTTCCCCTGGACGTGTACGCGATCGGCACCGGTCCGGAGGCCGACCTGATCCCGGCGAACGGCGGCGACTGGACCGAGGTGCACGGCACGACCGGGCAGGGCGCGGTCCTCGTCCGCCCGGACGGCTTCGTGGCGTGGCGTTCGGCGCAGGCGGTGGCGGATCCGGCGGCGGTCCTGCACGAGGTCCTGACCACGCTGCTGGACCGCTCCTGATCCGGCCGATCCCGCTTCCCGCGAGCCCGGGGGCGCCGTCCGGCGGAGTGATCCGCGGGACGGCGCCCTTCACCTCGTGACGATGGCGGAGCGGGTCATCGCGTCGTCTTCGAGCCGAGGGCCCCGGGAGTCCTCGGGACCCAGTCGGGGGTTGCCGAGGCCTGCTTCGGGTCCGGCTCCCGCATGGTCACGCGCCAACCGTCCTCTCCGGCCCTTCCGGTGAGGCGCACCGTGAACGACTTGGTCTGGCCCGTGTCGTGGAAGTACACGACGACGAGCTGCCGCACGGACCCCTCGTCGTAGAACTCCGCGGTCACCTTCCCCTTGGCCCCCTCGTGGAAGGCCCGGATCCAGTTCCGCGCGGTCCGCTCGACGTCCCCCTTCGCGTCGTCGGGGTCGGCGGCGAGCGACTCCACCTCCTCGGCCTTGCCGTCGGCGAGCCGCCAGATCAGCTTCTGGGTGATCTGGAGGGATTCGGAGGTGGGGTACCCGACCACGCCCAGCGGTTCGTGCCCCGCGTAGTCGGTCGCGTACTGCAACGCTTCGTCGTCGGCGGCGCATGCGGTGAGACCGCCCCATGCCACCACGGACACCAGGGCGGCGCGCAGGGCGAGTGCGGCGCGCGGGACCGGTCCAGCCATACTTCCTCGGTCTTCCGGTGGTCATCGAGCGATCTCGATGCAGAGAGCTGCAACGTACTGCCCTGACCGGGCAGTTCGATCCGGTAAACGGACAAGCGGGACACAACTCGCGCCGCAGTGACGCAATTCACTCCATGGCTGGATTTCGACCCTCATGTGTCTCACCCCGCCATCCGGATGCCGGACAACCCCGCGCGCCGGCGGGCAACGCCGTCTACTCTGGCCGGGCAGCTGGTTCGCCCCGTCCGCCAGGCGGGATGCGTCGCAAGAGGGAACCCGGTGGGAATCCGGGACTGCCCCGCAGCGGTGAGCGGGAACGACCGCCGTCATACGCACTGGGCCCGGACGGGTCTGGGAAGCGACGGCCAGTAGGAGTCTCGTACGGCATCCGTACGACGGGACGCGCCCGCGAGTCCGAAGACCTGCCCGTTGCCCGTGCGCGACCGATCGCGCGCGGAAATCCCGGTGACCTCGTGGGCGGGTCGGCGACACATCAGGCGGACGACCGCGGGCACGTGCAGCCGCACGCACCCGTACCCGGTCGGCATCCGCCCGGTTCGTCATCCCTTCGCGCCCTCGACCCCTCACCGGGTCCACAGGAGAACGCTCGCGAAGGAGAGTTCCGTGACCCGCACGACCCCCGCCGCCGCAGGACGGCCCACGGTGGCCACCGTGTACGGCTACCCCCGCCAAGGCCCCAACCGCGAACTGAAGAAGTCCGTCGAGGGCTACTGGAGCGGCCGCAACGACGCCGAAGCCCTCCGGGAAACCGCCCGCGACCTGCGCCGGGCCAACTGGCAGCAGCTGGCCGACGCCGGCATCACCGAGGTGCCCACCGGTGACTTCTCGTACTACGACCACGTGCTGGACACCAGCGTGATGGTCGGCGCCGTCCCCGCGCGGCACCGCGCCGCCGCCCTGGCCGACCCGCTCGACGGGTACTTCGCCATGGCGCGCGGTACCCGGGACGTGGCGCCGCTGGAGATGACCAAGTGGTTCGACACCAACTACCACTACCTGGTGCCGGAGCTCGGCCCGGACACGGTCTTCACCGCCGACTCCACCAAGCAGGTCGCCGAGCTGGAGGAAGCGCTCGGGCTGGGCCACGCCGCCCGCCCGGTCCTGGTCGGACCCGTCACCTACCTGCTGCTGGCCAAGCCCGCCCCCGGCGTCGCCGCCGACTTCGATCCGCTGGCCCTGCTCGACCGGCTGCTGCCCGTCTACGCGCAGGTCCTGGCCGACCTGCGCGCCGCCGGAGCCGAATGGGTGCAACTGGACGAGCCCGCCCTGGTGCAGGACCGCACCCCGGCCGAGCTGAACGCCACCGCCCGCGCGTACCGCGAGCTCGGCGGCCTGCCCGACCGGCCCAAGCTGCTCGTCGCCTCCTACTTCGACCGGCTCGGCGAGGCCCTGCCCGTGCTGGCCAAGGCACCCGTCGAAGGGCTCGCCCTGGACTTCACCGAGGCCGCGGCCGCGAACCTCGACGACCTCGCCGCCGTCGGCGGCCTGCCCGGCAAGCGCCTCGTCGCCGGTGTCGTCGGCGGCCGCAACATCTGGATCAACGACTACGAGAAGTCCCTCAGCACCCTCGGCACCCTCCTCGGGCTCGCCGACCGGGTGGACGTGGCCGCCTCCTGCTCCCTGCTCCACGTGCCGCTGGACGCCACCGCCGAACGGGACGTCGACCCGCAGGTGAGGCGCTGGCTCGCCTTCGCCCGCCAGAAGACCGCGGAGGTCGCCACGCTCGCCCGGGGCCTGGCCCGCGGCACGGAGGCCATCGCCGCCGAACTCGCCGCCAACCGGGCCGACCTGGCCTCCCGCGCCGGATCCGCCCTCACCCACGATCCGGCCGTCCGGGCCCGCACCGCCGCCGTCACCGGCGCGGACGGGCGGCGCGCCCAGCCGTACCCGGAGCGGGCCGCCGCCCAGCGGGCGCACCTGGGCCTCCCGCTGCTTCCGACGACCACGATCGGATCGTTCCCGCAGACCACCGAACTGCGCACCGCCCGCGCCGACCTGCGGGCCGGGCGCATCGACACCGCCGGCTACGAGGACCGCATCCGGGCCGAGATCCGGGAGGTCCTGGCCTTCCAGGAGAAGGCCGGCATCGACGTACTGGTGCACGGCGAGCCCGAACGCAACGACATGGTGCAGTACTTCGCCGAGCAGCTCACCGGCTACCTGGCCACCCAGCACGGCTGGGTCCAGTCCTACGGCACCCGCTACGTCCGTCCGCCCGTCCTGGCCGGCGACGTCTCCCGCCCCGACCCGATGACCGTGCGCTGGACCACGTACGCCCAGGCGCAGACGTCCAAGCCGGTCAAGGGCATGCTGACTGGCCCCGTCACCATGCTCGCCTGGTCCTTCGTCCGCGACGACCAGCCCCTCGGCGACACCGCCCGCCAGGTGGCGCTCGCCCTGCGCGACGAGGTGGGCGACCTGGAGGCGGCCGGCACCGCGGTCATCCAGGTCGACGAACCCGCCCTGCGCGAGACCCTCCCGCTGCGGGCCGCCGATCACGCCGCCTACCTCGCCTGGGCCACCGAGTCCTTCCGGCTCACCACGGCCGGAGTCCGCCCGGACACCCAGATCCACACGCACATGTGCTACGCCGAGTTCGGTGACATCGTGGAGGCCATCGAGGACCTCGACGCCGATGTCATCAGCCTGGAGGCCGCCCGTTCCCACATGCAGGTCGCCGGTGAACTCGCGGGCGCCGGCTACCCGCGCGAGGTCGGTCCCGGCGTCTGGGACATCCACTCGCCGCGGATCCCCTCCGTCGCCGAGGCGACGGCCCTGTTGCGCAAGGGGTTGGGGGCCATCCCGGCGGAGCGGCTGTGGGTCAATCCCGACTGCGGCCTGAAGACCCGGGGCTGGCCGGAGACCAGGGCGTCCCTGGAGAACCTGGTCGAGGCGGCCCGGCAGGTACGCGCCGAGCTCTAGCGCGCGGGCGCGCCCGCGGACGCCCCGTCGTCGCCGACGAGGCCCGCGACGTGGTCGGTGATCACATCGAGGACGTCCGCCGAGATCCGGTCGTCGCCGAGGACGAGGTGGTTCAGCGTCAGGCCGTCGGTCATGGCGGCCAGATAGCGGGCCAGCACGCTCACGGGCACGCGGAGTTCGAAGGCCATGTGGTGGCGCAGCTGCTCGATCAGTTCGGTGTAGGTGTCGCAGTACCGCTCGTACTGCCGCCGCGCCAGGTGTTCGAAGTCCGGCCGGCGCAGGGCGTACTGGGTGAGTTCGTAGGTGAGCATGTGTTCGCCCGGGTGGGCGGACACATGGTCCCAGTACGCCTGGAAGCCCGCCCGGACGGTCTCGTGCAGCGTGGCCTTCGGCTGGATCGCCTCCCTCACCAGGGTGACGCTGTGGTCGGTGATCGCCGCGATGACGGATTCGAGCAGGGCCTGCTTGGAGTCGAAGCAGTAATGGAAGACGCTCAGGGACACGCCGGCCTCGGCGGCGATCGACCTGGTCGTCGTCGCGGCGACGCCGTCGCGGGTCATCGCGCGGATGGCGGCCTCGGTCAGCTGCCGGCGCCGCTCGGCCGAGGGCATCCGTGCCATGGGCGTTCCTTCCGGTTCGTGCTGCGGTGCGTGGTGCTTGGCGCCTGGTGCGTGGTGCCATGGCGGCCGGGGCCGGCCGGATCAGTAGATCCGGCCGGCCCCGGCCCCTGGACTTCCGTTCGGCGGGATCAGCTGCTGTAGACGCCGACCTCGTGGAGCGAGTACCCCCACTTGGTGCCGCGTTGGAGTCCCTGGATGCGGACGTAGCGGGCCGGCACCCCGGAGAAGCGTGCCGTGTCCAGGCCGCCGTCACTGGCGGTCGTGGACCAGACGGTCTGCCAGTTCGTGTCGTCCGTGGAGACCTCGATGCGGTACGACTTCCCGTACGCGGCCTCCCAGTCGAGGGTGATGCGTCCCACCCGGTTCGCGGACCCGAGGTCGATGCGCAGCCACTGGTTGTCGTTCCACTCGCTGGCCCAGCGGGTGCCCGAGTCCCCGTCCACGGCCCGGCCCGGGGAGAAGTTCACGAAGGGGTTCCACCACTCCGCGCTCGACGCCGAGGCCGGGGAGCCTGTGGCGAGGTTCACCCCGGACTTGTGCTTCTCGGAGTTCCCCCAGGTGGTCAGGTAGGACTCGGCGCCCTTGAACAGGTCGTCCACCACGCCCTGGCCGCCGACGAGGCGGATGTCCTCGATCCAGTCGGGGACCAGACCGTAGTGCGAGGCGCCGTCGGTGTTGAGGTCCCAGGTGCGCGAGCCGGTGGTCTGCCGGTCGATGACGGATCCGCCGTCGGTGCTGCGGAACGGGTAGCGCACCGGGTTCGGGGTGTCGGCCCCGCGCGGTCCGGGCCAGCCGCCGACGCCGTTCATGTCGGTGCCGTACCCGTAACCGACGTTGTACTTGTCGCGCAGCGCGTCCGTCCGCTTCGCCTCGGCGCTGAATCCCTCGGCGCCGCTCATGTACGAGGCGATGAAGCCGCCGAGCTTGTAGACCCGCTCGGTCCAGTCCATGTCCATCCAGCTGTGCGAGGAGATCACGCCCGGGTACGACTCGGACTCCATGATGTCGAAGGACCGGCCCGCGGCCTTCACGCTCATGTGGTCGACCTCGAGCATCATCTTGCGCTTCATCATGCCGCGCACCGCGTACTCGCCGAGTTCAGTGAGTCCGCGCGTGTTGCACTGGGCGTCGGCGGCGTAGGACGGGATCGCCACCCCTTCGGGGAGTTTGCTCTGCACCGCTGGCGCGGCCGCCGCCAGCCCGATGGGGTTGTCGTGCTGGGGACCGGTGCACTTCTCCGTCTTCCAGAAGGTGCCGGTCGACAGGAACTGGCCCGCGTTGATGGCCGTACCGAGGGCACCCTCGTCGAAGCGCACCCCGCACAGGGCGTTGTCGAACTTGTGGCACAGGAACATGCTGCGCACCCCGAGGCGGTACAGCTCGTCCAGGCCGCGGTCGATGTCCGCCTTGCTGCACTGCGCGATGTCCAGGATCTGCTTGCAGCCGAAGGGTTCGGAGGTCTCGACGCCGAGGACCACGGCCAGCTTGCCCTGCTGGACGACGTCGCGGGCCTGCGCGGAGTCGGTGACGATCCGGAACCAGCCCTTGCCCGGGCCGCCGTACATCTTGTCGATGTAGGCCTGCATGTCGTAGGTCTTCTGCGCTTCGAGCCGGATGGCGGTCATCTCGTCGCAGCCGCGGTCCTTGAAGAAGTAGACCGAGCAGATGACGCCGTTGGTGACGAGGTCGTTCACGAGCACGCGCTGTCCGCCGCGCCAGGCCCGCTCGACCCAGGCGTAGTAGTTCTGCTGGTGGGTCAGCGAGTCGTGGGCGGGCCAGTCCTTGAAGGTCGGCCAGCCGTTCGGGTCGTGCTTGCCGTCACCGCCCTTGGTGATGAAGTCGAAGATCGCGAGCGTGCCGTCGGGGTAGTGCTCGGGGCAGTCCTTCAGCGCGTCGGCC
Coding sequences within:
- a CDS encoding FAD-dependent oxidoreductase, with translation MNERGNRPRTGHGRAMKENVDHHVPVLIVGGSLVGLCTSLFLGRHGIRHMVVEKHAGTSMHPRGRGINVRTMELFRVARVEDQIREAASVLADNHGIMQGGSLTGDDQEWLFEEIDPGGALARFSPAAWCLCSQNDIEPVLMSVTPSLGADLRFSTELLSFDQDPGGVTAIVKNRETGEHSTVRADYLVAADGPRSPVREALRIGQSGSGDLFHNVSITFRSQMLAHVVGDRRFIVCYLTKPDADGALLPVDNGERWVFHAPWHPDRGETLEDFTDERCVEHIRRAVGAPDLDVEVTGKAPWHAAERVAERYAVGRVFLAGDSAHEMSPTGAFGSNTGIQDAHNIAWKLAAVLNGSAGPGLLQTYEAERLPVARATSERASARSAEHSHPGYEPDPEPTSAPAPDSGSAPTPAAGPDSAPGVGGGRQGGVLSVAMGYRYNQGAVLGADPEQPVVPERMRLCGDPGSRAPHMWLCGPGDPEPKSTVDLYERSFVLLCSEGAPWRAAGRSVAEQLGVPLDVYAIGTGPEADLIPANGGDWTEVHGTTGQGAVLVRPDGFVAWRSAQAVADPAAVLHEVLTTLLDRS
- a CDS encoding TetR/AcrR family transcriptional regulator, with translation MARMPSAERRRQLTEAAIRAMTRDGVAATTTRSIAAEAGVSLSVFHYCFDSKQALLESVIAAITDHSVTLVREAIQPKATLHETVRAGFQAYWDHVSAHPGEHMLTYELTQYALRRPDFEHLARRQYERYCDTYTELIEQLRHHMAFELRVPVSVLARYLAAMTDGLTLNHLVLGDDRISADVLDVITDHVAGLVGDDGASAGAPAR
- a CDS encoding acyl carrier protein; amino-acid sequence: MTARLTMEELAALMKKGAGVTVDPADMASRPDSGFDEWGLDSLGLLGIVGELENRHSRPLPADADRCKSPREFLDLVNSALAA
- a CDS encoding methyltransferase, producing MTTVSPTPTPIPSPQHTPQPAMRLRELVFGAACAAAVRAAARLAVADALGEEPATAAELATTVGSEPLPLQRLLRALSCYGIFAETEDGQFVHTEMSRLLREDDPHSLRYIALWCTEPWTWQAWPRLDDAVRSGGSVFQELYGKGFFDYLHQDAHESAHVFNRAMTTSSMQSALDVAELLDLTGISVVADIGGGQGHVLASLLEKHPTVRGVLLDLPGVAAKADPRLREDGPLAARADIVPGDCREAIPVDADMYIIKNILEWDDESTRRTLRNVVEAARPGSRVVIIENLVDDTPSMKFTTAMDLLLLLNVGGAKHTKASLTARMEDAGLVIGEIRPVNAYLHAFECTVPG
- a CDS encoding galactose-binding domain-containing protein, which translates into the protein MTISRHTHHRRRPLAVLSLLLAVVAMVLGPVPASAADPGWWNPVARPAPDSDINVTGEPFKGTDSQGRVRGFVDAHDHLMSNEGFGGRLICGKPFSEAGVADALKDCPEHYPDGTLAIFDFITKGGDGKHDPNGWPTFKDWPAHDSLTHQQNYYAWVERAWRGGQRVLVNDLVTNGVICSVYFFKDRGCDEMTAIRLEAQKTYDMQAYIDKMYGGPGKGWFRIVTDSAQARDVVQQGKLAVVLGVETSEPFGCKQILDIAQCSKADIDRGLDELYRLGVRSMFLCHKFDNALCGVRFDEGALGTAINAGQFLSTGTFWKTEKCTGPQHDNPIGLAAAAPAVQSKLPEGVAIPSYAADAQCNTRGLTELGEYAVRGMMKRKMMLEVDHMSVKAAGRSFDIMESESYPGVISSHSWMDMDWTERVYKLGGFIASYMSGAEGFSAEAKRTDALRDKYNVGYGYGTDMNGVGGWPGPRGADTPNPVRYPFRSTDGGSVIDRQTTGSRTWDLNTDGASHYGLVPDWIEDIRLVGGQGVVDDLFKGAESYLTTWGNSEKHKSGVNLATGSPASASSAEWWNPFVNFSPGRAVDGDSGTRWASEWNDNQWLRIDLGSANRVGRITLDWEAAYGKSYRIEVSTDDTNWQTVWSTTASDGGLDTARFSGVPARYVRIQGLQRGTKWGYSLHEVGVYSS
- a CDS encoding SchA/CurD-like domain-containing protein produces the protein MTTLSERISQSAFDGSRLRVVLLLDLYDGAQNQFLEVYEHLQEQVSSVPGHISDELCQSIENPSQWLITSEWESAPRFLAWVNSEEHVASVQPLHGCVRDTRSLRFSVLREVGKGPAPGSPSPTGPPSAAASSPETADRARGGLQVAPRRGDGVVRHALTFTVKPGSETVVAELLAGYTSPQAQVDENTRLRRTSLFMHGNRVVRAVEVEGDLLAALRHVSQQPEVRALEEAINPYLEQDRDLSDPGSARMFFTRAALPAVHHVAAGGRESADVRRHALFYPAKDGCGMALARLLAGQDEAAVDDPTSPIEGSTVFQRDDIVVRLLDLCGPLDARPALALGVEGGHKAAVLARLLDSAKDGVPTTDQEISRFLARSEMRLITDRRAPAQA
- a CDS encoding right-handed parallel beta-helix repeat-containing protein — its product is MAAGLGVLAPSAAAEAGRRVHPGDSIQDAVNYARPGDIITVMPGTYYENVLITKRLTLRGFGARTVIKPPVTAVAPAMPVAPVAPPAPGASAAPVAPGAAKAPTAATAPSGRALACSQADTGICVMGTAEQPVVGVDIRSLTVSGFKRNGIWASYTDRLSVQRVISEKNGTWGIAQERSTRGLFRDNTARDNVESGLFIANTVDREGGATDTLGAVIRRNTLTGNRIGVTVRRVRNLSVYGNTLTGNCGGIFVVGDEGIPGAGDMTIRNNRIHENNKFCKGNTRLPDIQGVGIVLTGAEQTVVRSNDIRGNVGASPLSGGILLFKSFVGATNTDNVIRDNVVRDNKPADLANQGTGTGNRFVNNRCASSVPAGMC
- the metE gene encoding 5-methyltetrahydropteroyltriglutamate--homocysteine S-methyltransferase, giving the protein MTRTTPAAAGRPTVATVYGYPRQGPNRELKKSVEGYWSGRNDAEALRETARDLRRANWQQLADAGITEVPTGDFSYYDHVLDTSVMVGAVPARHRAAALADPLDGYFAMARGTRDVAPLEMTKWFDTNYHYLVPELGPDTVFTADSTKQVAELEEALGLGHAARPVLVGPVTYLLLAKPAPGVAADFDPLALLDRLLPVYAQVLADLRAAGAEWVQLDEPALVQDRTPAELNATARAYRELGGLPDRPKLLVASYFDRLGEALPVLAKAPVEGLALDFTEAAAANLDDLAAVGGLPGKRLVAGVVGGRNIWINDYEKSLSTLGTLLGLADRVDVAASCSLLHVPLDATAERDVDPQVRRWLAFARQKTAEVATLARGLARGTEAIAAELAANRADLASRAGSALTHDPAVRARTAAVTGADGRRAQPYPERAAAQRAHLGLPLLPTTTIGSFPQTTELRTARADLRAGRIDTAGYEDRIRAEIREVLAFQEKAGIDVLVHGEPERNDMVQYFAEQLTGYLATQHGWVQSYGTRYVRPPVLAGDVSRPDPMTVRWTTYAQAQTSKPVKGMLTGPVTMLAWSFVRDDQPLGDTARQVALALRDEVGDLEAAGTAVIQVDEPALRETLPLRAADHAAYLAWATESFRLTTAGVRPDTQIHTHMCYAEFGDIVEAIEDLDADVISLEAARSHMQVAGELAGAGYPREVGPGVWDIHSPRIPSVAEATALLRKGLGAIPAERLWVNPDCGLKTRGWPETRASLENLVEAARQVRAEL